A genomic segment from Triticum dicoccoides isolate Atlit2015 ecotype Zavitan chromosome 1A, WEW_v2.0, whole genome shotgun sequence encodes:
- the LOC119282824 gene encoding uncharacterized protein LOC119282824 — MGSSPAAVASPDPGADAGPKQDSGAVGPAGDSDVTMAEASEEVAAAAEVKDEGAALARDAIRGAPDAGREEADAAAAVDPLYATEAAGMVVTEGCVDGDSINGLGLGSGSSDSKAGALTGEPEWELVTAEDVAGASATSEQAEAESGELGEYHVNATPVAGNEGQDNGVAHFEEEIQNGLAISAQCARYSIPPLDKEGFRVSDLVWGKVKGHPWWPGEIFDPSNASELALKHQRKDSHLVAYFGDNTFAWCDESQLKPFVTDYSQMEKQSSLDSFVGSVNYALEELSRRILSGMSCACLPEELSDSGMSYMVENAGLKDGVTCSTVNRSEILASFSPESLLRYIRSLALFPGQGGDLLELVIACSQLTSFYRSKGCPELASFQTGSAWVEDDTDISPIEDVVVEEVVVSEVPPPEVKPKRGRGRPRKHKPEDKLELPGKQKPAVAAERQMIKDFDDKKRSLDSFEDLDAKSPTGGSFKIGECIRRAASQLTGPSPIAKSQNENTAEAENAEFDVSSDDAANELTVEKCAKRRRLHSHHLADPKELFSQLCSVAIEPTDGYNFSALTISYFSDFRNYVVSVATEASIIERSTSKRRRKKRVLPSPELETTDHMQDSYWSGLSLLNHPIHSLKRASTNTRPRRRRKSSHETDLSSVQDQQMAPKKEIQVAPKKQIQVAPKKQIQVIERSIIHVDEKIVDEWKPTALVLSFGRSTDLLSGNDLIKKFGRYGPLKESESEVQQSTNTIKIVFKKRADAEKAFNAAGKYGTVGPSLRSFRLVNMPFSLGESEPNKSEACPGDHGPKLPGPSEPKVSLDAVKDNQVDKTEKAEAVQPSSGEQVETVKKACQAEPVKQSSGAQVETVQQACQPEADAVKKAGKIAAELTGPSDQIATADVTEQTMENQAPKDAVKIPCDVKLEDEALTEESVDQVVTEQVKVPSDAVPDTSKVQPETPVEHVGTAAEGDTAQDLTEVSVQEAGLKKQIVEPKTAEIEPEQVSCPEQTVQVEDVIDASGGHTNVDRKTAEEITMTEVVFEGAVESEAVAPVEETVEDKATAGTLGKAPGDEMENRDAAESPGGEVGVGEATGDSPDERVAVEALAGMSTQGETTAEAADAEITTTGKTAEGVGVKTRSKKATTAKKPVESATAEAPGKKATTAKKPVEDAMVEARDEKAATAKKNAEGATVEAPDEKAMTAEEDAMA, encoded by the exons ATGGGCTCGAGCCCCGCGGCCGTCGCGTCCCCGGATCCGGGGGCGGACGCCGGCCCCAAGCAGGATTCTGGTGCCGTGGGGCCGGCGGGAGACTCCGATGTGACCATGGCGGAGGCCTCCGAGGAGGTGGCTGCTGCCGCTGAGGTCAAGGATGAGGGGGCTGCCCTGGCCCGGGATGCTATTCGAGGTGCGCCAGATGCCGGCCGCGAAGAGGCAGATGCGGCTGCGGCGGTTGATCCGTTGTACGCCACGGAGGCAGCTGGCATGGTTGTCACAGAAGGATGTGTCGATGGTGATTCCATCAACGGGCTTGGGCTTGGAAGCGGCAGCAGCGACAGCAAGGCTGGAGCTTTGACTGGCGAGCCTGAGTGGGAGCTGGTCACAGCAGAGGATGTTGCTGGTGCTTCTGCTACATCTGAGCAAGCCGAAGCCG AATCTGGTGAACTCGGAGAATATCATGTCAACGCAACCCCTGTGGCCGGAAATGAAGGACAGGATAATGGTGTGGCACATTTCGAGGAGGAGATACAGAATGGCTTGGCAATTTCTGCTCAGTGCGCCAGATACAGCATTCCTCCTCTTGACAAAGAAGGCTTTCGAGTCTCTGATCTTGTCTGGGGTAAAGTGAAAGGTCACCCTTGGTGGCCCGGTGAGATCTTTGATCCTTCGAATGCATCTGAGCTGGCATTGAAGCACCAGAGAAAGGATAGTCATTTGGTTGCATATTTTGGTGACAACACTTTTGCTTGGTGCGACGAATCCCAGTTGAAGCCTTTTGTAACAGACTATTCACAGATGGAGAAACAGAGTAGTTTGGATTCCTTTGTCGGTTCTGTCAATTATGCACTTGAAGAACTTTCAAGGCGGATTTTGTCAGGGATGAGCTGTGCTTGTCTGCCAGAAGAACTCTCTGACAGTGGAATGTCATATATGGTTGAGAATGCTGGGCTCAAGGATGGAGTTACTTGCTCAACAGTCAACCGGTCTGAGATCTTGGCATCTTTTAGTCCAGAAAGCCTTCTTCGTTATATTAGGTCGCTAGCTCTGTTCCCTGGccaaggtggtgatctcctagagtTAGTGATAGCCTGTTCTCAACTTACATCTTTCTATCGATCTAAGGGATGCCCTGAACTTGCATCCTTCCAGACCGGTAGTGCATGGGTCGAGGATGATACAGATATTTCTCCCATCGAGGATGTAGTGGTTGAGGAAGTTGTCGTCAGTGAAGTGCCTCCTCCAGAGGTCAAGCCCAAAAGAGGCAGGGGGAGACCTCGTAAACACAAGCCTGAGGATAAACTGGAGTTGCCAGGGAAACAGAAGCCTGCAGTTGCAGCGGAAAGACAAATGATCAAGGACTTTGATGATAAGAAAAGAAGTCTTGACTCGTTTGAAGATTTGGATGCAAAGTCACCAactggtggttctttcaagattggAGAGTGCATTCGGCGAGCTGCAAGCCAGCTGACCGGGCCTTCGCCCATTGCAAAGTCCCAGAATGAAAATACCGCTGAAGCAGAGAATGCAGAATTTGATGTCTCTAGTGATGATGCTGCGAATGAACTTACTGTGGAAAAGTGCGCAAAGAGGAGACGCTTGCATAGCCATCACCTTGCGGACCCCAAGGAGTTATTCTCTCAGCTTTGCTCGGTTGCCATAGAGCCAACGGATGGATACAACTTCTCGGCACTGACAATCAGTTACTTCAGTGATTTCAGGAATTATGTTGTCTCTGTTGCTACTGAAGCAAGCATTATCGAAAGAAGTACATCAAAGAGGAGGAGAAAGAAGAGGGTTTTGCCTTCTCCTGAGCTAGAGACTACTGATCATATGCAGGACTCCTACTGGTCTGGTTTGAGTTTGCTTAATCACCCGATTCATAGCCTCAAAAGAGCTTCTACCAACACGAGGCCAAGGCGTAGGCGCAAGTCATCACATGAAACAGATTTGTCCTCTGTACAGGATCAGCAGATGGCTCCTAAGAAAGAGATACAAGTGGCTCCTAAGAAACAGATACAAGTGGCTCCTAAGAAGCAGATACAAGTGATAGAAAGATCAATTATCCATGTTGACGAAAAGATAGTCGACGAGTGGAAGCCCACTGCACTTGTTTTAAGCTTTGGCAGGTCAACTGATCTTCTCTCAGGAAATGATCTGATCAAGAAATTCGGTCGCTATGGCCCACTAAAAGAATCTGAAAGTGAAGTGCAACAGAGCACAAATACTATTAAAATTGTGTTCAAGAAGCGTGCTGATGCTGAAAAGGCTTTCAACGCTGCTGGGAAGTATGGCACTGTTGGTCCCTCGCTTCGTAGTTTTCGTCTAGTGAATATGCCGTTTTCTCTAGGAGAGTCAGAACCGAATAAATCTGAGGCATGCCCTGGAGATCATGGCCCAAAGCTTCCTG GTCCAAGTGAGCCCAAAGTTTCACTGGATGCTGTGAAAGATAACCAGGTCGACAAAACTGAGAAAGCTGAAGCTGTACAGCCATCATCAGGTGAACAAGTTGAGACTGTCAAGAAAGCATGCCAAGCTGAACCTGTAAAGCAATCATCAGGTGCACAAGTTGAGACCGTCCAGCAAGCATGCCAACCTGAAGCTGACGCTGTTAAGAAAGCAGGAAAAATTGCTGCTGAGCTAACTGGGCCATCTGACCAAATTGCAACAGCTGATGTAACTGAGCAAACAATGGAAAATCAAGCTCCAAAAGATGCAGTTAAAATTCCTTGTGATGTGAAGCTGGAGGATGAAGCATTGACTGAAGAATCTGTAGATCAAGTTGTAACTGAGCAAGTCAAAGTTCCATCAGATGCTGTACCCGACACTTCAAAAGTTCAACCAGAAACACCAGTCGAACACGTGGGTACAGCAGCAGAAGGGGACACTGCTCAAGACCTAACTGAAGTGTCAGTCCAAGAAGCTGGGTTGAAAAAGCAAATCGTGGAACCCAAAACTGCTGAAATAGAACCGGAACAAGTCAGCTGTCCCGAGCAAACTGTTCAAGTGGAAGATGTAATCGATGCATCAGGTGGACACACCAATGTGGACAGAAAAACTGCAGAAGAGATAACTATGACTGAAGTCGTGTTTGAGGGAGCTGTGGAGTCAGAAGCTGTAGCACCAGTTGAGGAAACTGTAGAAGATAAAGCTACTGCAGGGACACTTGGGAAGGCACCAGGGGATGAAATGGAAAACAGGGATGCTGCTGAATCACCGGGTGGGGAGGTTGGTGTAGGTGAAGCCACAGGCGATTCACCAGATGAGAGAGTTGCTGTTGAAGCACTTGCTGGTATGTCCACACAAGGTGAAACGACTGCCGAAGCAGCTGATGCTGAAATTACAACAACTGGAAAAACTGCAGAGGGTGTCGGTGTTAAAACACGAAGTAAGAAGGCTACAACAGCCAAGAAACCTGTAGAGAGTGCCACGGCTGAAGCACCAGGTAAGAAGGCTACAACAGCCAAGAAACCAGTGGAGGATGCCATGGTCGAAGCGCGGGATGAGAAAGCTGCGACAGCCAAGAAAAACGCAGAGGGTGCCACGGTCGAAGCGCCAGATGAGAAAGCTATGACAGCCGAGGAGGACGCCATGGCATAG